From the genome of Natrinema marinum:
GCTCGAGGCTCGCCTCGAGATCGACGAGTTCCGCGCCGATGCGGTCGGCGCGCTCCTCGCTGATGTAGGGGTCGTAGGCGACGATATCCATGCCCAGCGAGTCGAGTTTCTTGGCGACCTCCTGGCCGACGCGGCCGAGGCCGACGACGCCGAGGGTCTTGCTGTCGAGTTCGGCCCCGAGATAGTCGCTTTTGGCCCACTCGCCGTTCTTGAGGCGGATGTGGGCCTGCGGGATCGAGCGAGCGGCCGCGAACGTCATCGCGACGGTGTGCTCGGCGGCCGCGCGGACGTTGCCCTCGGGGGCGTTGGCGACGATGACGCCGTGGTCCGTCGCGGCGTCGATGTCGATGTTGTCGACGCCGATACCGGCTCGGCCGACGATGGCCAGTTCCTCGGCGGCGTCGAAGACCTCCTCGGTGACTTCCGTCCCGGAGCGAACGATCAGTCCGTTGGCGTCCGCGACCGCCTCGAGGAGCGCGTCGCCCTCGAGTTCGTAGCCCGTCTCGACCTCGTGGCCGGCGTCTCTGAGTACGTCCAGACCCGCGTCTGCGATCGGATCCGTGACGAGAACCTTCATGCGCGGGACAACCGCGCGGAGAACGTAAACCCTTCCGTTGTGGTCGGGGCAGGCAAAAAATACCGCTTTCGGGACGGCGTTCCTGCACGCTGAAAATCCACGGCACGAACTATGCCTATAGGCGATGTCTCCTCGAGTATGTACGACCGGATTCTGCTGCCGACCGACGCGGAGAAAGGGACGGAACTGGCGACCGAACATGCCATCGCTGCTGCCGAGCGGACCGGCGCGGAGCTACACCTGCTGTACGTCGTCGACAGCGATGTCTACGCCTCCTACAGCGGCGACGAGTACGTCCACGAGTTCGAAGGACTCGAGGCCGCCCTCGAACAGGTCGGCGAGGACGCCCTCGAGTCGGCGGCCGAAGCGGCCAGGGAGGCGGGGCTCGAGCCGACGACGGTCGTTCGACACGGCTCGCCCCACGAGGAAATCCTCGCGTACGCCGACGAGGCGGACGTGGATCTGCTCGTGATGGGGTCGAAGGAACGGTCCGGCGAGTACCGTCAACTGCTGGGGAGCGTCACCGACCGCGTCGCGCGGCTGGCCTCGCGGCCGGTGACGATCGTCAAAACGCCGGTAGAAGAAGACGACGCGGACTGACTCCAGACCGTCGGCTCACCGCTCAGCCGCCAGTAGCCTCGGAACGGCTGCGACGCCGGCTCCGATCGCAGTGAACACCACCGCGGTGCCGCCGATCGCCGCGAACAGGGATGGCTCGATCGCGACGGCGATCGTCTCGGTCTCACGGTCTCCGGTTGGCGTCCAGCGACCGATCGTCGCGAGGCCGGCCGTGAGGACGACGTAGCTCAGCAACAGCGAGCCGAGCGCGAGGCCCGCTTCCCGCCTCGTCTCGAGGCGGACGCTGCGCACGAGGAGGTAGCCGGCAATCAATAGAACGACGGCCGGGACGAGAGCGGTAACGTTGGTCGTCAGACCGCGAATGACTCCGTACGCTCCTTGTATCGCCTCCTCGCCGCGCTCGATCGGCGCGCCGTGGCTTCCGAGCGCGATCAGTCCCGTGATGACCACGCGGCTCGGTCGGTCCTCCATACCGCTGAACAACCCCCCGGCGAACATCGCTCCGACCAGTTGGTACGTCACTGCGACGACGGTGACGAAGGCACCGATACCCGAGACGGCCCCGGCTTTCCACGGCGGAACGGCCAACCGCCGCTGCCGTGGATACCGTGTGTCGGTCGGTTCTTCCTCGCATTCGTCGTCGGCATCGTCCTCGTCGCTCTCTCGTTCGTCCTCGAGACGTGGTCCTTTGTCGTACTCGAACCGTCGATCTGACGACATGTATCGGGCAACGAAAGCGGGTCGATAATACGTTTCGGTCGGTCCCGGACCGAAAACAGCGGCCCGCAGCGCCAGTCCGAAACCTGAACTGGTTTATCCGGGGACCGACAACCGGGGCACAATGACAGTCGTCGCTTTCGACTTCGACGGGACGCTTTCGGACTCCGAGATGACCGTGCTGCTCGGTAGCCGCCGCGACGTTGCCGAGGACATGGCCGACATCACCGAGCGCGCGATGAACGACGAGATCGGCTACGCCGAGAGTCTGCGCAAACGCGCGGCCCTCCTCGAGGGGCTCCCGGAGTCCGAGGCCGAGGCCGCCTTCGACGAGGTCGTCCTTCGGGAGGGGGCCGCCGACCTCATCGAGGAACTGAACGCGGCCGGTGTCACGACCGCCATCCTCACGGGCGGCTTCGAACGCGGCGTCGCGGCTGCCTTAGAGCGCGAGGGCGTCGCCGTCGACCATATCGTCTCGAATCGGCTCCCGATGCGGGGCGGCGAACTCACCGGCGCGGTCGAGGGACCGCTGATCGAGGGGACCAAAGACGACGCGCTCGAGGACCTCGCCGACGACGTGGGCGTCGATCTCGCGGACACCGTCGCGGTCGGCGACGGAGCCAACGACCTGCCGATGCTCGAGGTCGCCGGACTGGCGGTCGGCTTCGAACCCAAGCCAGCGGTCGAACCCCACTGTGATGTCGTCGTCTCGTCGATGGCCGAGGCCCGTGAGGTGCTGCTCGAGGAGTCCGTCCTCACCGAGCCCTGATCGACTCGAGTAACAGCGTCTTAGCGCCCGTAATCGCGTATTAGTTCCCTCTCGCGACCTCGGTTACCGTTGGTACGCTCGCTGTACGCCTCTTCGATCTCTCTAGTCCGAGCGGGTGATTGTCGGGACCAACGAGCTATTTCCAGACCAATGAGGTTATTAACTCGAGGACGAGTAAGTAGTTAGTATGATGTGGCAAGACCTCGTATTCACGCTCGGAAGCGGCCTCTCGATCGCGTTTCTCGCGCCGACGCTTCGCGACGCCAGCGCGCGGGTCCCGCTGGGCACGAGCCTGCCCTCGATGGGGATCGGGTTCGTCTACGCGACGACGTTCTTCACGCTCGGCATGACGTTCTCCGCCGTCGGCGCATTCGCCGCCGGGACGATGTGGTCGTTGATCGCCCTGTTTCGCTCGCCACGGGGCGTCTCGATGAAGTTACTCGCTCGCGAAAACCTCGTGCTGTTCGTCGCCGACCTCGAGTACTGGATCGATCGCCGGCGCTCCGACCGTCCGTATGCAGACCACTACGTCTCGTTCGAGCACGGCCACGAACAGCAGTACTGAAGCCCACCCGTATCCGTCCGAAGTCGACCAGTATCTCGTTTTTCAGTTTGCTTGTGCTTCGACTGTCAGCACTGCCGATCGTGGGAGCGGCTGCAGCCGCCGTCACAGCGAGAAAAATACGTCGTCCCGCAGGCTATTCCACGAACGGGACAACCGGTTGGCTCAGCCGTTACTGAACCTTCGCCATCACGGTCTCGAGTGCGTCTCGAGGCTGCGTGAGCAGGCCGCCGACGGCACCGAGGACTGCCGGAACGATGATTCCGGCGAAAAGGATCGCGTCGGTGGTCGACGGACCGAACGTGACGTTAGAACTGACCGAGTCTCCCGCATCGTTGAGGTAGTCTCCGGCTGTGAGTCCGAGTACATCGGACTGTTCGGAACCGATGAGATCCACGACGGTCGGCACCTCTGAGTACGTTTGCGTCATTACGAACGCAGCGAGCACAGCGAACACGACGTATGGGAGGGCGACAGTAGCACCGGCCTTGACCGCATCGACGGCGTCGTCAGCGTCGGTGTATTTGGCGACTGCGTAGCCGGCGGCGACGACGCCGCCGACCGTCACGAGGAACAGAAATAGCGTCGATAGCGTGAACGACCCGCCCATGAACGCGGCGGCGTGATTCGGAGCGTCGCTGAGCGTTGCAGTTTCGCCATCCGCCTGAAATCCCGTTCCGAACACGCTGAGATAACTCCAACCTGCAGCCTTCCACGAGGCGACCATTTCTGTGACAACGACTGAGTCCCCTACCTGCCTGGCGGTCGGGCTGGAGCGGGCCGTCGTAATCATCGTCAGAAACAGGTGCGTGAGATACGTGGCGACCACTGCGATGGCCCCGAATACTGCCCCCTGTTTGATCGGCAGTTCCGTTCCGTCGTCCCGCGGAATCCGCTGTTGTTCTATCGATTCGTCCTCCTCTTCGTATTCCAGTTGCTTCCCGTCTGACATCACCAATACATCAGACAGTGGAATATTATAATTTACGGCACTGTTCTATCACACACCGATTAAATTCCTCACTCTGAGCGCACTGAGTGGGCGTTCTCGACCCAACTATAACTATAAGAAATTCGTTTCGACAACCGATCACTCAGAAAAGAGGCTCGTGTGGACCGGGGCGAACTCTCCCGTCTCCTCCGTTCCCTCCGTGGCGGTGTCGGTGATCGCACGACCGGCGAGCCCCTCCGCGAGCAGTTCGGAGAGCGGCGGGCCGACCTTCTCGGGTTCGACGAGGAAGGCGTCGTGGCCGTGGTCGGATTCGACGACGTGGTGGGCGACGTCGACGCCCGCCTCGCGGCAGGCCTCGGCCAGTGCTTCGGACTGTTCGACGGTGAAGTGCCAGTCGCCGGTAAACGAGAGCAAGAGGAGTTCACCCTCGAAGGCAGCCATCGCGTCGGCGTCGGACTCGTAGCCCGCCGAGAGGTCGAAATCGTCCATCGCGCGGGTCATGTAGAGGTAGCTGTTGGCGTCGAACCGATCGGTGAACTTGTCGGCTTGATAGTCGAGGTAGGACTCGACCTCCCGGTAGGGGAAGAAGGCGG
Proteins encoded in this window:
- a CDS encoding universal stress protein encodes the protein MYDRILLPTDAEKGTELATEHAIAAAERTGAELHLLYVVDSDVYASYSGDEYVHEFEGLEAALEQVGEDALESAAEAAREAGLEPTTVVRHGSPHEEILAYADEADVDLLVMGSKERSGEYRQLLGSVTDRVARLASRPVTIVKTPVEEDDAD
- the serB gene encoding phosphoserine phosphatase SerB, with translation MTVVAFDFDGTLSDSEMTVLLGSRRDVAEDMADITERAMNDEIGYAESLRKRAALLEGLPESEAEAAFDEVVLREGAADLIEELNAAGVTTAILTGGFERGVAAALEREGVAVDHIVSNRLPMRGGELTGAVEGPLIEGTKDDALEDLADDVGVDLADTVAVGDGANDLPMLEVAGLAVGFEPKPAVEPHCDVVVSSMAEAREVLLEESVLTEP